A single window of Mycolicibacterium aurum DNA harbors:
- the rpsG gene encoding 30S ribosomal protein S7 — protein sequence MPRKGPAPKRPLVNDPVYGSQLVTQLVNKVLLDGKKSLAERIVYGALEQAREKTGTDPVVTLKRAMDNVKPALEVRSRRVGGATYQVPVEVRPERSTTLALRWLVGFSKQRREKTMVERLANELLDASNGLGAAVKRREDVHKMAEANRAFAHYRW from the coding sequence ATGCCACGCAAGGGACCCGCACCCAAGCGTCCGTTGGTCAACGATCCGGTCTACGGATCGCAGCTGGTCACCCAGCTGGTCAACAAGGTGCTGCTCGATGGGAAGAAATCGCTGGCAGAACGCATTGTTTATGGTGCGCTCGAGCAGGCTCGCGAGAAGACCGGCACCGACCCGGTCGTGACCCTCAAGCGTGCGATGGACAACGTCAAGCCCGCCCTCGAGGTGCGTAGCCGCCGTGTCGGTGGCGCCACCTACCAGGTCCCGGTCGAGGTGCGCCCCGAGCGTTCCACGACGCTGGCACTGCGCTGGCTGGTCGGATTCTCCAAGCAGCGCCGTGAGAAGACCATGGTCGAGCGCCTCGCGAACGAACTCCTCGACGCGAGCAATGGACTGGGCGCCGCTGTGAAGCGTCGCGAAGATGTCCACAAGATGGCCGAGGCCAACCGCGCCTTCGCGCACTACCGCTGGTGA
- a CDS encoding DUF3060 domain-containing protein — MVMAGALASVNPVAHAVDGETHITGQGITRTVDCNNSTLFVMGTGNQVFAVGNCWAVTVQGSSNLIVADNVVNDITVYGYDQKVFYKNGEPIVWDRGRELGMTNQINRVPT; from the coding sequence ATGGTGATGGCCGGCGCGCTGGCCTCGGTGAACCCGGTGGCGCACGCCGTCGACGGCGAAACCCACATCACCGGACAGGGCATCACCCGGACCGTCGACTGCAATAACTCCACGCTGTTCGTAATGGGCACCGGCAACCAGGTTTTCGCCGTGGGCAACTGCTGGGCGGTGACCGTGCAGGGGTCGTCGAACCTCATCGTCGCCGACAACGTGGTCAACGACATCACCGTCTACGGCTATGACCAGAAGGTCTTCTACAAGAACGGCGAGCCGATCGTCTGGGATCGCGGTCGCGAACTGGGGATGACCAACCAGATCAATCGGGTACCCACCTAG
- a CDS encoding DUF3558 domain-containing protein, whose product MFLGASRVARCLVVAVTTTATAAGCAQTVTGTAQRSDAGVPDPGRNYGYVDDRCGLLDNSSVEATLDADEVTRPYSGAVCQYILSRGSGDGLTTIDATFSWFDMGDLARERELATSRGSVVTDAVVERHRTFFARRDTTGAACSATAAAGSGVLSWWVQYRGQTSGDPCLDAEKLLSATLRSDM is encoded by the coding sequence ATGTTCCTGGGCGCGAGTCGTGTCGCACGTTGTCTCGTGGTGGCAGTCACAACGACGGCGACGGCTGCAGGCTGCGCACAGACGGTCACGGGCACCGCGCAGCGCTCCGACGCCGGAGTCCCCGACCCCGGGCGCAACTACGGGTACGTCGACGATCGGTGTGGGCTCCTGGACAACAGCTCCGTCGAGGCGACGCTGGACGCCGACGAGGTGACGCGCCCCTACAGCGGGGCGGTGTGCCAGTACATCCTGTCGCGCGGGTCCGGCGACGGGCTCACGACCATCGATGCGACGTTCTCCTGGTTCGACATGGGCGACCTCGCGCGTGAGCGCGAGCTCGCCACCTCGCGCGGTTCCGTCGTCACCGACGCCGTGGTGGAACGTCACCGCACGTTCTTCGCGCGTCGCGACACCACCGGGGCGGCCTGCTCCGCGACGGCAGCCGCGGGCTCCGGGGTGTTGAGCTGGTGGGTGCAGTATCGCGGTCAGACCAGCGGCGACCCGTGCCTCGACGCCGAAAAGCTGCTCTCGGCGACCCTGCGCTCGGATATGTGA
- a CDS encoding DUF3060 domain-containing protein codes for MTSAYGRLFGVVGAAIVAAGLTACGSTSEDGTNPTATAGSSGAQVEIGNTINYGSFGTTADIDCADGKALNVGGSNNTLTVKGSCTNVNIGGADNKITFDRVDGELSVVGLNNSVTYRDGEPTINDTGSNNTISKG; via the coding sequence ATGACTTCTGCTTACGGGCGCCTGTTCGGTGTCGTGGGCGCGGCCATCGTTGCGGCCGGGCTCACCGCGTGCGGATCGACCAGCGAGGACGGCACCAACCCGACGGCGACGGCGGGCAGCTCGGGTGCGCAGGTCGAGATCGGCAACACCATCAACTACGGCTCCTTCGGCACCACCGCCGACATCGACTGCGCGGACGGTAAAGCGCTCAACGTCGGCGGGTCCAACAACACCCTGACCGTCAAGGGCAGTTGCACGAACGTCAACATCGGCGGCGCCGACAACAAGATCACCTTCGACCGGGTGGACGGCGAGCTGTCGGTCGTCGGCCTGAACAACTCCGTCACCTACCGCGACGGCGAGCCGACGATCAACGACACCGGCAGCAACAACACCATCAGCAAGGGCTGA
- a CDS encoding acyl-CoA dehydrogenase family protein — MRDTHVVINQVPPLEDYNPAASPVLTEALIREGGDWGVDEVAELGALAGGTAAQRWGELADRNRPVLHTHDRYGHRVDEVEYDPAYHELMTVAVGHGLHAAPWADDRAGAHVVRAAKTSVWTPEPGHICPISMTYAVVPALRHNPELAAIYEPLLTSRAYDPELTLPTAKAGITAGMSMTEKQGGSDVRAGTTEATPNGDGTYSLRGHKWFTSAPMCDVFLVLAQAPGGLSCFFLPRILPDGTRNRMFLQRLKDKLGNHANASSEVEYDGATAWLVGEEGRGVPTIIEMVNLTRLDCTLGSATSMRNGLMRATHHAQHRKAFGAYLIDQPLMRNVLADLAVEAEAATMLAMRMAGATDRATRGDERETLVRRIGLAAAKYWVCKRATPHAAEAMECLGGNGYVEDFGMARLYREAPLMGIWEGSGNVSALDTLRAMATRPECIEVLFDELAETDGHDPRLDAHVARLRPELGDLETIQYRARQVAEDISLALQGSLLVRHGHPAVAEAFLASRLGGQWGGAFGTLPTGLDLAPILERAMVKA; from the coding sequence ATGCGAGACACCCACGTCGTCATCAATCAGGTTCCGCCGCTGGAGGATTACAACCCGGCCGCCTCGCCGGTCCTGACCGAGGCGCTGATCCGGGAGGGCGGCGACTGGGGCGTCGACGAGGTCGCCGAGCTGGGTGCGCTCGCCGGCGGCACCGCCGCCCAGCGGTGGGGCGAGCTGGCCGACCGCAACCGGCCGGTGTTGCACACCCACGACCGTTACGGTCACCGCGTCGACGAGGTCGAGTACGACCCCGCCTACCACGAGCTGATGACGGTGGCGGTCGGCCACGGCCTGCACGCCGCGCCGTGGGCCGACGACCGTGCGGGCGCCCACGTGGTCCGCGCCGCCAAGACGTCGGTGTGGACCCCGGAACCGGGTCACATCTGCCCGATCTCGATGACGTACGCCGTGGTGCCGGCTCTGCGGCACAACCCGGAGCTCGCGGCGATCTACGAGCCGCTGCTGACCAGCCGCGCCTACGACCCGGAACTCACGCTCCCCACCGCCAAAGCGGGCATCACCGCGGGCATGTCGATGACCGAGAAGCAGGGCGGATCCGACGTCCGCGCCGGCACCACCGAGGCCACGCCGAACGGCGACGGGACGTACTCACTTCGGGGTCACAAGTGGTTCACCTCGGCGCCGATGTGCGATGTGTTCCTGGTCCTCGCGCAGGCGCCCGGCGGCCTGAGCTGCTTCTTCCTTCCGCGAATCCTTCCTGACGGCACCCGCAACCGGATGTTCCTGCAGCGTCTCAAGGACAAGCTGGGCAACCACGCCAACGCCTCCAGCGAGGTGGAATACGACGGTGCGACGGCTTGGCTGGTCGGCGAAGAAGGGCGCGGGGTGCCGACGATCATCGAGATGGTCAACCTCACCCGCCTCGACTGCACGCTGGGCAGCGCGACGAGCATGCGGAACGGGCTGATGCGCGCCACTCACCACGCGCAGCACCGGAAGGCGTTCGGCGCCTACCTGATCGACCAGCCGCTGATGCGCAACGTGCTCGCCGACCTCGCGGTCGAGGCCGAAGCCGCCACCATGCTGGCGATGCGGATGGCCGGCGCCACCGACCGTGCCACCCGCGGTGACGAACGCGAAACCCTGGTGCGCAGAATCGGTTTGGCAGCGGCGAAGTACTGGGTGTGTAAGCGCGCCACCCCGCACGCCGCCGAGGCCATGGAATGCCTCGGCGGCAACGGCTACGTCGAGGACTTCGGGATGGCGCGGCTGTACCGGGAGGCTCCGCTGATGGGGATCTGGGAGGGCTCGGGCAACGTGAGTGCGCTGGACACGTTGCGCGCCATGGCGACTCGTCCCGAATGCATCGAGGTGCTGTTCGACGAACTCGCCGAGACCGACGGCCACGATCCGCGCCTGGATGCCCATGTGGCGCGCCTGCGGCCCGAGCTCGGTGATCTGGAGACCATCCAGTACCGGGCCCGCCAGGTCGCGGAGGACATCTCGCTGGCACTGCAGGGCTCGCTGCTGGTCCGGCACGGCCACCCCGCGGTCGCCGAGGCGTTTCTGGCCAGCAGGCTCGGCGGGCAGTGGGGTGGCGCCTTCGGCACATTGCCGACAGGGCTGGACCTCGCCCCGATCCTCGAGCGCGCGATGGTCAAAGCCTGA
- a CDS encoding crotonase/enoyl-CoA hydratase family protein, translated as MTHAIRPVDFDNLKTMTYEVTDRVARITFNRPDKGNAIVADTPLELSALVERADLDPNVHVILVSGRGHGFCAGFDLSAYAEGSSSAGGGSPYRDTVLSGKTQAVNHLPDQPWDPMIDYQMMSRFVRGFSSLMRCDKPTVVKIHGYCVAGGTDIALHADQVIAAADAKIGYPPTRVWGVPAAGLWAHRLGDQRAKRLLLTGDCITGAQAAEWGLAVEAPEPADLDDRTERLVERIAAVPVNQLIMVKLAMNSVLYNQGVANSAMLSTVFDGVARHTPEGHAFVEQSREHGFREAVRRRDEPFGDHGRATSGV; from the coding sequence ATGACACACGCCATCAGGCCTGTCGACTTCGACAACCTGAAGACGATGACCTACGAGGTCACCGATCGCGTCGCGCGGATCACGTTCAACCGCCCGGACAAGGGCAACGCGATCGTCGCCGACACCCCGCTGGAGCTCTCGGCGCTCGTGGAACGCGCCGACCTCGACCCGAACGTGCACGTGATCCTGGTATCCGGTCGCGGCCACGGCTTTTGCGCGGGCTTCGACCTGTCGGCCTACGCCGAGGGTTCGTCGTCGGCAGGTGGCGGCAGCCCGTACCGCGACACCGTGCTGTCCGGCAAGACCCAGGCGGTGAACCATCTGCCCGATCAGCCGTGGGACCCGATGATCGACTACCAGATGATGAGTCGCTTCGTGCGCGGTTTTTCCAGCCTGATGCGCTGCGACAAGCCGACGGTGGTGAAGATCCATGGGTACTGCGTGGCGGGCGGCACTGACATCGCACTGCACGCCGACCAGGTGATCGCCGCAGCCGACGCCAAGATCGGCTACCCGCCCACCCGGGTCTGGGGCGTGCCCGCGGCCGGCCTGTGGGCCCACCGGCTCGGCGATCAACGCGCGAAACGTCTTCTGCTGACCGGTGATTGCATCACCGGTGCCCAGGCCGCCGAGTGGGGGCTCGCGGTGGAGGCGCCTGAGCCCGCCGACCTCGACGACCGCACCGAGCGGCTCGTCGAGCGGATCGCCGCCGTCCCCGTCAATCAGCTCATCATGGTCAAGCTCGCGATGAACAGCGTGCTGTACAACCAGGGGGTGGCCAACAGCGCGATGCTCTCCACCGTGTTCGACGGCGTCGCCCGGCACACCCCCGAGGGCCACGCGTTCGTCGAACAGTCGCGTGAGCACGGTTTCCGGGAAGCCGTGCGGCGCCGCGACGAACCGTTCGGCGATCACGGCCGCGCGACCTCCGGGGTGTAG
- a CDS encoding crotonase/enoyl-CoA hydratase family protein — MSDGAGGVRVEKNGPVTTVIMNRPQARNAVNGPAAMELHAAFDEFDNDDSASVAVLWGDNGTFCAGADLKAMGTPESNPVHRSGPGPMGPSRMTLSKPVIAAVSGFAVAGGLELALWCDLRVVEQDAVMGVFCRRWGVPLIDGGTVRLPRLIGHSRAMDLILTGRAVHADEAYAIGLANRVVPKGEARARAEELAAELAALPQQCLRSDRMSALTQWGMGEAEAMDVEFGSLSRVAAESLEGAGRFAAGAGRHGAKA; from the coding sequence ATGAGCGACGGTGCCGGGGGAGTTCGAGTCGAGAAGAACGGTCCGGTGACGACGGTCATCATGAACCGGCCGCAGGCACGCAACGCCGTGAACGGGCCCGCGGCCATGGAGCTCCACGCCGCCTTCGACGAGTTCGACAACGATGACTCGGCCTCGGTGGCGGTTTTGTGGGGCGACAACGGAACCTTCTGCGCGGGGGCTGATCTCAAGGCGATGGGTACGCCGGAATCGAATCCGGTGCACCGGTCGGGGCCGGGGCCGATGGGCCCGAGCCGGATGACGTTGTCCAAGCCGGTGATCGCCGCGGTGAGCGGGTTCGCCGTCGCCGGCGGGCTCGAGCTGGCCCTGTGGTGCGACCTGCGGGTCGTCGAGCAGGACGCCGTCATGGGCGTCTTCTGCAGGCGGTGGGGTGTGCCGTTGATCGACGGCGGCACCGTGCGGCTGCCCAGGCTGATCGGGCACAGCCGCGCAATGGATCTGATCCTGACCGGGCGCGCGGTGCACGCCGACGAGGCGTATGCGATCGGACTCGCCAACCGCGTGGTCCCGAAGGGCGAGGCCCGCGCACGAGCCGAAGAGCTGGCGGCGGAGCTGGCGGCCCTGCCGCAGCAGTGCCTGCGGTCGGACCGGATGTCGGCGCTCACCCAGTGGGGGATGGGGGAAGCGGAGGCGATGGATGTCGAGTTCGGCAGCCTGTCGCGGGTGGCCGCCGAATCACTGGAGGGCGCGGGCCGGTTCGCGGCGGGGGCCGGGCGTCACGGCGCCAAGGCCTGA
- the rpsL gene encoding 30S ribosomal protein S12 has product MPTINQLVRKGRRDKIAKVKTAALKGSPQRRGVCTRVYTTTPKKPNSALRKVARVRLTSAVEVTAYIPGEGHNLQEHSMVLVRGGRVKDLPGVRYKIIRGSLDTQGVKNRKQARSRYGAKKEKS; this is encoded by the coding sequence ATGCCAACCATCAACCAGCTGGTCCGTAAGGGTCGCCGCGACAAGATCGCCAAGGTGAAGACCGCGGCACTCAAAGGCAGCCCACAGCGCCGCGGCGTGTGCACTCGCGTGTACACCACGACCCCGAAGAAGCCGAACTCGGCGCTTCGCAAGGTCGCTCGCGTGCGCCTGACCAGCGCGGTCGAGGTCACTGCCTACATCCCCGGTGAGGGTCACAACCTGCAGGAGCACTCGATGGTGCTGGTGCGCGGTGGTCGTGTGAAGGACCTCCCGGGTGTGCGCTACAAGATCATCCGCGGATCTCTGGACACGCAGGGCGTGAAGAACCGCAAGCAAGCCCGCAGCCGTTACGGCGCGAAGAAGGAGAAGAGCTGA
- a CDS encoding PaaX family transcriptional regulator C-terminal domain-containing protein — protein sequence MPRPVLRMTARSVVLSVLLGAHPAWATAADLIRLTSDFDIKESTVRVALTRMVGAGDLVRSEDGYRLSDRLLARQRRQDDAINPQQQPWDGTWTTVVITSVGTDARTRAALRNCLQDKRFAELREGVWMRPDNVVVDLGDVSARMRILRARDERPEELAERLWDLSGWTATGRELLAGMADAADVPERFVVAAAMVRHLLTDPVLPDALLPTGWPGAALRRAYNDFAAELVARRDGVELTEAR from the coding sequence ATGCCGCGGCCGGTGTTGCGGATGACGGCGCGCTCGGTGGTGCTGAGCGTGCTGCTCGGCGCCCATCCGGCGTGGGCCACCGCGGCGGATCTGATCCGGCTCACGAGCGATTTCGACATCAAAGAGTCGACGGTCCGGGTCGCGCTGACCCGCATGGTCGGCGCGGGTGATCTGGTGCGCTCCGAGGACGGGTACCGGCTCTCGGACCGGTTGTTGGCCCGCCAGCGACGCCAGGACGATGCCATCAACCCGCAGCAGCAGCCGTGGGACGGCACCTGGACGACCGTGGTGATCACCAGCGTCGGCACGGACGCCCGGACCCGGGCGGCGTTGCGGAACTGCTTGCAGGACAAGCGTTTCGCTGAGTTGCGTGAAGGTGTGTGGATGCGGCCCGACAACGTGGTGGTCGACCTCGGTGATGTGTCGGCGCGGATGCGGATCCTGCGTGCGCGCGACGAGCGGCCCGAGGAGTTGGCCGAACGGCTGTGGGACCTGTCGGGCTGGACGGCCACCGGTCGCGAGCTGCTGGCCGGTATGGCCGACGCCGCCGACGTGCCGGAACGGTTCGTCGTCGCGGCGGCGATGGTCAGGCATCTGCTGACCGATCCGGTGCTGCCGGATGCGCTGCTGCCTACCGGCTGGCCGGGTGCGGCGCTGCGCCGCGCCTACAACGACTTCGCCGCCGAACTGGTCGCGCGGCGCGACGGTGTGGAACTGACGGAGGCGAGATGA
- a CDS encoding TetR/AcrR family transcriptional regulator has protein sequence MAVRPPRTAKLSRDAIVNAALTFLDREGWDALTINALANQLGTKGPSLYNHVHSLDDLRRTVRMRVVGDIIEMLNTVGQGRTPDDAVMVMAAAYRSYAHHHPGRYSAFTRMPLGGDDPEFTQATHDAAAPVISVLASYGLDDQAGFFAALEFWSAMHGFVLLEMTGVMSGIDTDAVFTDMVMRLAAGMRSR, from the coding sequence ATGGCAGTTCGGCCGCCGCGTACGGCCAAGCTGAGCCGCGACGCCATCGTCAACGCCGCACTGACGTTCCTGGACCGCGAGGGCTGGGACGCGCTGACCATCAACGCCCTGGCCAACCAGCTCGGAACCAAGGGGCCGTCGCTGTACAACCACGTGCACAGCCTCGACGACCTGCGCCGCACGGTGCGGATGCGGGTGGTCGGCGACATCATCGAGATGCTCAACACCGTCGGCCAGGGCCGCACACCCGATGATGCGGTGATGGTGATGGCAGCCGCGTACCGCAGCTACGCCCACCACCACCCCGGCAGGTATTCGGCGTTCACCCGGATGCCGCTCGGTGGCGACGACCCGGAGTTCACCCAGGCGACGCATGACGCCGCGGCCCCGGTCATCTCGGTGCTGGCGTCCTACGGGCTGGACGACCAGGCCGGTTTTTTCGCGGCGCTGGAATTCTGGTCGGCGATGCACGGCTTCGTGTTGTTGGAGATGACCGGGGTGATGAGCGGCATCGATACGGACGCCGTGTTCACCGATATGGTGATGCGGCTGGCCGCCGGAATGCGGTCCCGCTAG
- a CDS encoding DUF3558 domain-containing protein: MKARSVARIGAALALGALLAGCGTPDRDAEPAAGSGAPTPGEGFRSVDCNGVNDADVEKAAGAGLYTPAVVSDAGCFWQENSMIDNFGAGMGISTWWYRGSDMDTERELEQLAGRTLTELSIDGNKGFKASDDTACSIYVAKGEDVITWSIQTMNSATMPDLCSIVDQLAQLSQQRVN; encoded by the coding sequence GTGAAGGCGAGATCCGTGGCGCGCATCGGCGCGGCGCTCGCACTCGGCGCGCTCCTGGCCGGGTGCGGCACGCCCGACCGCGACGCCGAGCCGGCGGCCGGCTCCGGTGCGCCCACACCGGGGGAAGGTTTCCGCAGCGTCGACTGCAACGGCGTCAACGACGCCGACGTCGAGAAGGCGGCCGGCGCCGGGCTCTACACCCCGGCGGTGGTCAGCGATGCGGGGTGCTTCTGGCAGGAGAACAGCATGATCGACAACTTCGGTGCGGGCATGGGCATCTCCACGTGGTGGTACCGCGGCAGCGACATGGACACCGAGCGCGAGCTGGAACAGCTGGCGGGCCGCACGCTCACGGAGTTGTCGATCGACGGCAACAAGGGATTCAAGGCCTCCGACGACACCGCATGCAGCATCTACGTCGCCAAGGGTGAAGACGTCATCACATGGTCGATCCAGACGATGAACTCGGCGACGATGCCGGATCTGTGTTCCATCGTGGATCAACTGGCGCAGCTCAGCCAACAGCGGGTGAACTAG